TCTGGGCCATCGAGAACAGAATACGTCGAGATGGCATGCGTATTTGTGGTACACTACTGCTGTAAATTTTAATGACTGTTAACCCGCAGTTAACACCGTAATTACTACTGCTACTCGCGTGTTATAACTGAACGGACGACGCTGAAGAGGGAGCAGTATGATCGATCTTTGCGACATCAGCCATCAGCTTCCAGCTGCTTTCTCTAACAGATGGAATGCGTTGGGACGTATGGCATGCCCACTCAATTTACAGATTGAAATGGCAGCTGATCTCGAGAGAGAAGCAATACAAATCAAGATTACTACTGTAGAAGGCAAGTTGTGCTATAGTAGTGATAACAGACACTCAGATGAGTTAACTGCAATACTGCTACATATTGCTACTACGTACTAGTACGTATAACAACTGACACTGGAGGTGGCACGGTGACCCCGTCGCTTACTGATCTTGCTGCCGGAGGCGGCGAAGAACCAGCAAACCTGAGGTGCTGCTGCCGCGTCGGATGCACCGTCCTGTCCTGCACCGACGCCACCTGCTGCTGGTAGGCGTCGGCCGTGCGGATTTCCTGGGCCAGAGCGCACGAGTAGCAGCAGAGCCACTGCATGCAGTCCGTGAGGTCCGGCTTGCCGCAGCAGGCGCGGCTCGCCGGGAGGCCCAGCCTCCGGCGCATCTGGATCCTCCAGAAACCGCCGTAGAGCAGGCCGAGGACGCAGAGGAAGATGCCGGCGAGGCCCAGCGCGTCCCTGACGTCCTCGTTGTCGATGTTGATGGCCGCCAGGTTGAAGACGAAGAAGGGCGCCAGGCACAGCAGCAGGAACGTCACGACGTGGACGTACATGTTGCCGAACCCGATCCTGCCCATGTTCCACCCCATCACGCAGCAGCTGCAGAACATGGAGAGGTAGGCCAGCGAGATGTCCTCCCACACATCAAACAACCCGCCCGCCCATTGCATTCTGaatgcgcctcctcctcctgacgACTCTTCGTGGAGGGCGGTCTTCCGCTGCAGCTGCGGGTCACTGCCGCCGCAGGACTCCTCGTCATCCGCCTCCGGCTGGGCCTCGTAGTCGTTCCCGAGAGGGCTCAGGTTGTTGTACAGCCCGGCCACGGCCGGCGCGCAGATGGCGACCGAGACGGTGATGGCGACTCCGACGACGGGGCGCTGGGGCCTCCGGTACCCGAGGTTGAGGCCGCAAAGCGCGTACTGCGCGAAGCAGTTGAGGTGCAGCAGcatgaccaccaccaccatgtgCCTCCGCTCGCCGGGCTTGCAGGTGCCGTCCTTGCAGTACGCCTGCCGGAGCTGGAGCATGTCGCCGGCCCGCCACCGGCACAGCAGCGCCAGGTGGTAGAACCTCCTCGGGTGCTGGTACAGGCACATGAGGGTGAAGAGGGCGTTGAGGATCTGGTTGTTCACCTCGAACCACGTGTCCCGCTGCGGCTTCGTCGACAGCGCGCGGTTGAGCATCCCGGTCATCACCATGAAGAGGATGGCCCCCGAgaccgcgacggcgacgacccATACCGACAGGGCCATGTTCATGGGGTTCTTGATCCACTCCTTGGCCTGGTCCCACAGCGAGGCCCAGTCGATCTTCTTCACGATGGCCACCGGAGCGAGACGTCGTCGACGTCCTGCTGCCGAGCGCGAGGAGCCATTGTTTCCTTGGTGGTCATCTGCAAAGCCACCACCGAGCATTTGGCGGGTGGAGGAAGGTGAGCTCGACTGCCAGTCATCGGATGCCGCATCATCGTAGTACTGCTTGTACGAACCCGCCGCCGCAGAGATTGAACCATTTTCCATCATGTGCTCATCAAGCTCAACAGAACGAGGAGGTTCGTTTCTGTTGTCGTAATAACTGAACTTCATTATTCCTGCTGCATGCTGTTGGCCTGAGCGATCAACACCATTAACATGCTTCTGATTGGGATCACCAGCATCACCACCTGATGAATTGGCCATCTTATCTTGTACTAGGAACTAGCTAGCTGGTGTCTGGTGAGggcctctgcctctgcctctgcTTCTGCCTCTAGTTAAGGGCAGACGCAGCTGCTCACAGTGAGCCTCGATCTGCAAGTAAAATGCCAAGGTGAATGAGTAATAATCAAGGGCAGTGCAGTACAGTACAAAGAAGAAATAGCTGGCTTGTCAGATCATATAGTTGCAGTGTTCACGATCGACCTGAATCAAGTTTCCTAAAAAGACTCGTACTGGTGATTGTGATTTTACAAATTAAATGATCACCACCTTGCAACTCTTTCTGTTTTGCCATGCTATTACGTAGGGAGGAGTGGCACAATTGATAATTCAATTACTAGTTAAAAACGGTAGGGACACCTTCTTTTCAATCTGCCGTGGATGGACAAGGTAAATTGGAAATTTGTACAGCAAATAAGAGAAGAAGGCCAATTTTGCAGACGGGCAAGGGTTGCCTGAATTTGAAATATGAACATATATatgcagcacagcagcagcagcccttCGGTTTAGTTTAGCACAAGGATTACGAACTTTTACTTGTATTATCTAGTCATCAGGAACTGAAAGTTCGCAATACATGATTATACCTAAAAGGCTacgggaaaaagagaaaaaaaacaataaacGATCTTCATGTATGGTCTAAGAGAGAAGCAGCGAGCTTAAGCCTGAGCATGCAGTAATCTCTTAGAACAAGTAGTAGCAGATACAAGACATGGATggatctgaatatctgatggaGGTCCTGACTCACCTGATGGATGGGGATTCGATGGATCGAACCGAATCAAATCGAATCGTAGCCGGCCCAATTCCAGTGGAATCGAAACCGAAGACGCTGGCCCTGGAGAGCTCGATCGCCTCCATCCAATGGAAGAATTCGTTTCCTGGAAGCTGGGCGGGGGCTTCCCGTCCGGAGACTCCGAGAGGCAGATGGCCAGCCGGGCAAAAGAAACTTGCTTCTTTGGACATGCTCATCCATCGTCCTCGGTCGACAAGTTCAAGGTACGAAAAATAATCAAAAGGTCAACATTGGTGGGGTGCAGAAGCACGAGTCGTTCTTGGCGTCCGAAGCTACGACCCTTTCAAACAATCCAGCGGTAGGTAATATTTTCGAGGGTTTTTTAAAGTATTACTCAATCTAATATAATAACTTGTCAGGTGGATACAAATTAGTCCAATAATTTGTAAAATAATCAATTTAGCACAATAATTTGAAAGGTGGGTCAagaacttgtaaaatgctcaatttagtgTAATAACTTGGCAAATTGGTGCACCTACAGTCCAAGCGTTACAACGGCAATGCATTACAGAGTGACTAAAGTCCATACGAGACCCTAGGACCCTAGATTTCTTAAAGTCCATAAGAGACCCTAGGACCCTAGATTTCTTCTGCGCATCTGCTCATGTATTTAACAACTGTAGAGAAGTATGTCTATTTCTATTATTTATTTTAGCTCATTTTACTTTCTAAATAAGTCCATGATGCTTTAAAAATATTTGTACCAAACTTCTAAAATGTATTGTTAGTGTGTATTAACCTATTGGGTTTTTAGCTGAACAAAATACATATAATCAAACACGTAAAAATAGTGAGGGTGAAATCAATATTGAATACaaaattaaatattcctaatcaATATTTAATCATTCTATAAAAAATAGTTAATACGACGACATATCAATAATTTTCTAAACATTGGAGATTCTAGTCCTGGCCGAATATGCTACCATCGCGACACGAATATCAATGATCAAATAATGCTCAATAACTTGTTCTGACCGGCATTAGCAAATATGTTGGTTGTTATAATATTTGGACCACAGATGCACCAATTTGACAAGTTTTATACTAAACTGAGTATTTTATAAGTCCACCTATGAAGTTATTGTACTAAACTAAGCATTTTACAAAATTGTTAGACCAATCTGTACCCACtgtatggtgggtgcaatttattttttttaacgtGATTACTTAGACTGTTTTTATAGTGAGGGCCGTCGAGCCATTCAACCATTGACCGCCGGGTTAATTGTTGGCTGCTGGACGGTGTCGAAGTAGCAGTAACCGTGACCTGCAATTTAATTCGTATGCATAGCTCGGATGGAATGCAGAGTGAGactgttctcgtcatcctcaAAGCTGAAAGATCGACCAGACCACGCGCTGGTTAATCCACTCTCTTCTGGAGGATGGCCGTCTCAAAATGGATTGGCTCGAAATTCGGCGTATTAGAGGCGTATCAATGTGTTCcggaaaaaataaaagaacagtTGCCTCGCAATTCAGAAGTACAGTAAGTAAACTGGACAtgtgttctgacttctgagcaTACCTCTGGGCCAGGATGTTGGACAAGTTGGGCCTAGTTCGAAAACACAACTGGCCCAATATGTTCAAAACCGAGAGACAGGCAGGCTTGAATAATCCCACATTCCTAAACGGGCTGGGCCAGGCGGCCAGCCGCCAGCCACACAAGTCGGGCTGCCCGAAACAGTCCCTGACCCGGCTCCCGGCACGTGGAACGAGCCAGAGGAGTAACTACGCTCCAAGGGAACAAAAAGGTACTGGTACCATCTCTCGCATCGAACGATCAATCAAACGGCTAGAAAAGCAGCAGGCCggttttcaaatttcaaacgCGGCGGAGCAGCGGTGGGTTGGGGACCGAGCGACCCCACCACGGCGGGCGCCTCGTCGACGGCGACCACCCACCCACGTCCCCAACCGCAGCACACCGCACCAGCAACCGGGCCGAGCAGACGGTCCAGTCCAGATCGATCTGTGGGTCCCGGCACGGCCGCAGGGGGACGTGCGCTCCGTCACGTCCTGCATTTTCGAAGCGTCTTTCTGTGCACCGCCCCCTCCGCAACGGACCACCGCGTTGTGATTGGCACGTAGCTGATCTACTCAGCTGACCCGTTATTACGCGTTCTACTCGTAATTTCCACCCATTTCCACCGCGTTGTGATTGGCACGCGCTACGTAGCTGATCTACTCAGCTGACCCGTTATTACGTGTTCTACTCGTAATTTCCACCCATTTTTCCGGTACAAGTATGCAATCGTGACGTTTTCGAAGGCTGAAAAAGTCCGAAGTCCATGAGGAAGGAAAAATGGTCTCGTTACATACAATAGTCTCCATTACTTGCTAGTTCTACGGTTTATTCATGAACAATGTTATCTACTGTTGGACTTTTTATTGTGTTGTTGTCATGTAATGCACTTAAAGTATGGATGATGATAAAAAGAAGTACCGATAGATGCTCATCACTGAATCAACACATGCCACcgaaatttcggcagaatttCCCCTATTTTTTTATACAATCCATACACGAaagtgacatgaattttaaccTCAATACAACATGTTCAAACATATTTGTATATGCCGCATTCATAATGAAAGTCCACAAAGTCCACAATAGTACATATACACAATAGTTCATAATAAAAGTCCATCTACACATTAGTTCATAATCAAAATCCATATACACAATAGTTCATAATGAAAATCCACAAAATCCATATTATTACAGAATAACATCTATCACAGACCCtcactgcctcctagtcttacccttacctTTGTGACCAAGagcgtcggtgcctggagtgtaagggGAAGGTGGACGGCGTCTCCTAGTGCCTGCAGGCTGTGTAGGCTGAATCAAGGGAGCGTCCTGGAGTTGAGACGGGCCAAACTCCTCGTGCCTCTCATCGTCCTCGTCATTGTCCTCGTCCTCGTACGCAATGCCTTTGGCCCGGTAGTTGCTTGGCTAGATAAACCTAGGCCTCCTCTGCCTGGGGAAGGAACGTGCACGTCTCGCGTCGTGGCTGTCCTGCAACCGCACGGCGTAGCCGATGTGACAGTCTATGTTGTACAAGAATAGGTTAAGTGAAAGAATTTAGCATATTAATAATATATTTGAAAGAATATTTAGAATCTTACGTCTAGGAAGCTACGCGCCTTGTCGTCCCTAACTCTCGGACGAAACCGCTTGATGTCTTCAACCGAGGTTTTGAGGGTATGGCCCTGCAACAAAGTAAATATACCATCACTAAATCACTAAGTCATTATCTACCTAAATCACTAAATCACTAAATCTACCTAagtcactaagtcactaaatcACTAAGTCACTTAACATGGAAAAATAAGGCAATTGACTTACGACTCTGTCACTTAACATGCCTAATTAATTGAATAAATACGACATATATGACATAATGAAAAGAACCACTAGTCGCATCTCACTAATCTGCCAATGGTAAGCGCGTGAATTGTGGCCCAGTCTACTGCACTTGCCGCACTAGTTCTACTCGGGGTTAGTAAGAAATGGGGTTGCTCTACCACATCTTGTTCTTCCAGATATATGATCCATAACCATCATGTGCCTCGTCCTCTTCCTTGATCCACGCTTATTCCAACGGTAAGCTGGATCCGCAATGTACTTTGGCCCATCATATGGATGCCACTCTCTAGGGTCCCGGAAAGGCATGAAGCGGGGGCTCCATGTGTGCACAAGCGTGTCTACACTGAACTTGTGAGGTATCATGCTCTCGATATCAAAGTTGCGATGTGtagctgctgccaccaaatgagaacataGAAAGTGGTATTTCCTTGGTTTACCACAAGTGCATGTGAAATCTCGGAGGATTACCACATGCATCCTCGACTCTCGGACCTCGCCGTCGGACATTGTGCCGCCCCTCTGCTCCACCAGATAAGTCCTTGCGCCGAGGTCAAAACATATAACCTCATGTGTGGCCGCCCTTTCTTTTGCCTTGTCTCGGTGTTCCTTTGGTTTCGGAGGCCATTTCTCTCCAGCACTCCGTAACTTCAATGCATAGGCGTGTCTATCGTTGAACCAAGCAACAAGCTTGTAGAAGGTGAATTGAACGATTGCGTTCACGAGCATAGCATGTATCCCTAATAacaacttattgaatgactcTGCCATGTTGCTGCACTGAAACTCGTACCTCCATCCACCGACGTCATGAGATCTTGTCTATTTCTCCAAATCCCTCATCAAACCTGTGAGCCATTGTCtaccttctgcatttgttgcggTCCTGATCTGCTCCAACTTACGCTGAAAGTACATGTCCTCAAGCTGCCGAGAAGCATCCTGGAACAACTCAAAGttatccttcacaccatccCTCCAGAGTAGATTCTCGGCAAGGTGCCGAGTACACCAACGATGGCGCAGAGGTGCATACCCCTCTATCTGCTCTCGTACGACATTAAGTATGCCCTGGTGCCTATCAGATATGACACCAACCTCCCTGCCAGGTCCAACTACATGTAACCGAACTAGCCTCAAAAACCAtccccaactgtcattgttctccctctcaaccaatgaAAATGTCAAAGGAACCAAGTTGTTGTTCACGTCCCAGGATATGACTATAAAAAGTGTGCCCCTGTATTTGCCAATCAAGAACGTACCATCAATGGAGAAGAGGGGATGACAGTGCCTAAAGGTCTCGACGcactgagggaagcaccagaaaGCATGGAAGAATATCTGTCTCCCGTCCTTCCATTCATTTGGTTTTgggatgtactcataatgcatgcctggattcacCGTTTTGATTGCATTGAAAAGTACCGGCAGCTGCTCATACCTAGCCTCCCAGTCCCCATATATCATTTTCCACGCTCGttgcttagccctccaagctttaccataaCTTATCACATAACTTCCATACAACTCCTCAACGGTCTTAATAATCTTCCTAGTCTTCATGTTAGGTTCTAACTACAATATCCCATCAACCGCTTGGCAATGAGGGTTGATGTCAACTGCCGATGCTTTATTCtaagctcatggtcagcacaattgtgtggcCCTCAACTTTTGTGATTTTCCACTTCCTGGTGACCTTTTGCTTCCAGCACAAACCCTCCATGGGCAGCTTTCCTTCACACACACAATTATGTAACGGCGCTCTGCATATGAATGCAAGACCTTATAAGGTCTCTTTCATACCACTACAAACGCCtgcaaccacctcttcaatgTAGGTAGGTCCTTGAACACCCTACCGTTCTCAATTACCATGCTAGGGCCGGCctcaggagcttctaggagctcatcatcacgtccttctgcaCACGCCTGATCGGAATGAGCAAGATCTTGAATTCGTGAACTCTTGGATCACGGCGGTCAGGAAAGATACGTCTGAACATTTCAACATCACTCTCTATCATCTCTCCAACATGGCTATCATCATCAGGTTCAAGAGCCATTCCCATCTCATATGCATCTGAATCATTCATACTTTCAACACTATTGGAGCTACGGAATCCATCTTCACATTGCACTTACGCAGCAACTGGGGGCACATCCACATTGTTAAGAATGTCTCCTGCAACATAAGTAGACATAtgaggaaagaagaaaaaaatggatGTAATGAAGGGGGTTAGCTCCCAACAAGTGTGCGGATAAGACATTTACTCGGATTATTCTGTGTCAACGGGATCTCATGAGAAGGATCTGCCACAGCATCAAGAGTCCGACAAGCATCTCCAACTACCTCATTgggggcagattcagcatcgAGAACCATAGGTGCAACCTCCACATCCATAACAGGTTCCGGGATAGGAGGGTCGAAGTGTGCATGCTGACCCATTGGTGGGTAAAACCGACAAGGGATGGGATCAACTGACACCCGACGCACAACCATATCCAAACTTTGGAACTGGCACTTCATAACTGATCTCACATACTTCTTCTACTAGTCTGCACACCGTATTGGGATCATCTTCCTTAGAAGGTTGGAAGGGGTACCTAGGTGAAGTACACCCTCAACTACGATGCCATCATCTCCATGG
This sequence is a window from Setaria italica strain Yugu1 chromosome III, Setaria_italica_v2.0, whole genome shotgun sequence. Protein-coding genes within it:
- the LOC101761715 gene encoding uncharacterized protein LOC101761715 — protein: MANSSGGDAGDPNQKHVNGVDRSGQQHAAGIMKFSYYDNRNEPPRSVELDEHMMENGSISAAAGSYKQYYDDAASDDWQSSSPSSTRQMLGGGFADDHQGNNGSSRSAAGRRRRLAPVAIVKKIDWASLWDQAKEWIKNPMNMALSVWVVAVAVSGAILFMVMTGMLNRALSTKPQRDTWFEVNNQILNALFTLMCLYQHPRRFYHLALLCRWRAGDMLQLRQAYCKDGTCKPGERRHMVVVVMLLHLNCFAQYALCGLNLGYRRPQRPVVGVAITVSVAICAPAVAGLYNNLSPLGNDYEAQPEADDEESCGGSDPQLQRKTALHEESSGGGGAFRMQWAGGLFDVWEDISLAYLSMFCSCCVMGWNMGRIGFGNMYVHVVTFLLLCLAPFFVFNLAAINIDNEDVRDALGLAGIFLCVLGLLYGGFWRIQMRRRLGLPASRACCGKPDLTDCMQWLCCYSCALAQEIRTADAYQQQVASVQDRTVHPTRQQHLRFAGSSPPPAARSVSDGVTVPPPVSVVIRTST